One window of Chroococcidiopsis sp. TS-821 genomic DNA carries:
- a CDS encoding RNA-binding protein, whose product MSVYVGNLSYEVTQEDLSAVFAEYGSVKRVQLPTDRETGRVRGFGFVEMNTEAEEELAIDALDGAEWMGRTLRVNKAKPRENRSSFNSGGNRRNGNYSARY is encoded by the coding sequence ATGTCAGTTTATGTAGGTAACTTATCCTACGAGGTTACGCAAGAAGATCTTAGTGCAGTTTTTGCAGAATATGGTTCTGTGAAACGCGTTCAATTACCCACTGACCGCGAAACGGGTCGAGTACGTGGCTTCGGCTTTGTAGAAATGAATACAGAAGCAGAAGAAGAATTAGCGATTGATGCGCTTGACGGTGCAGAATGGATGGGGCGGACTTTGCGAGTAAACAAAGCAAAACCCAGAGAAAATCGCAGTTCATTTAATAGTGGTGGTAATCGTCGAAACGGCAACTATTCGGCTCGCTACTAA
- a CDS encoding HAD family phosphatase, with protein MALKAILFDFNGVIINDEPIHQQLIDQVLIAENLRPKPGEYRQVCLGRSDRACIRELLQRRGRVVSEDYLTQIIKRKAEAYQQELAKLEKLPTYPGLEDLIFQVRSRGLKLAVVSGALRSEVELVLQRQSLAEYFCAIVAGDDITASKPDPDGYLLAVKKLNEIEPSLNLQPAECLAIEDTPAGISAAKRAGIPVVGVANTYPFHMLQRQANWTVDYLSDLDLEYVQQVYTHRHQYVA; from the coding sequence ATGGCACTGAAAGCAATTTTGTTTGATTTTAATGGCGTGATTATTAACGACGAACCAATTCACCAGCAACTAATCGACCAAGTTTTAATTGCCGAAAATTTGCGCCCTAAGCCAGGGGAGTACCGTCAAGTTTGTTTGGGGCGTAGCGATCGCGCGTGTATTCGCGAATTGTTACAGCGTCGCGGTCGAGTTGTGAGCGAAGACTATCTAACGCAAATTATTAAACGCAAAGCTGAAGCGTATCAACAAGAATTAGCAAAACTTGAAAAGTTACCGACGTATCCAGGTTTAGAAGATTTGATTTTTCAAGTGCGATCGCGCGGTCTTAAACTAGCAGTAGTAAGTGGTGCATTGCGTTCGGAAGTTGAACTTGTATTACAGCGCCAGAGTTTAGCAGAATATTTTTGTGCGATCGTCGCTGGTGATGATATTACCGCGAGTAAACCCGATCCTGATGGTTATCTGCTTGCCGTAAAAAAACTCAACGAGATCGAACCTAGCTTAAACCTACAACCCGCAGAGTGCCTTGCGATTGAAGATACTCCAGCTGGAATTTCCGCAGCTAAACGTGCCGGAATTCCTGTCGTTGGAGTTGCAAATACTTATCCATTTCATATGCTACAACGTCAAGCTAACTGGACGGTAGATTACTTGTCTGATTTAGACCTAGAGTACGTACAACAAGTTTACACGCATCGCCATCAGTATGTCGCATAG
- a CDS encoding DUF3891 family protein — MLHRQESAGLVVITQPTHSWVAGCIARVWGNEKFGVFAPREEVCLGAEQHDIGWVVWETAPTLNPKTGYPYNFMELPTETHTKIWSGAKQLALPFGRYATLLVSLHGTGLFERRNWQTSLESSRLVQAYLDQEYAFQEQLIANLECDSYYAAYATPENIQRNRSLVATWDTLSLALCMGLREEKKFHQVPTALGEITLTLTPVEENVIKVSPWVFQQDTVKLVYEGRLLQKKFTDEAAMRQALNNASWVNITNTLISN; from the coding sequence ATGCTACATCGCCAAGAATCAGCCGGACTTGTCGTCATCACTCAACCTACGCATTCTTGGGTTGCAGGTTGCATAGCTAGAGTATGGGGAAATGAAAAATTTGGCGTATTTGCACCTAGAGAAGAAGTTTGTCTTGGTGCGGAACAGCATGATATTGGCTGGGTAGTTTGGGAAACGGCACCTACCTTAAATCCCAAGACGGGCTACCCTTATAACTTTATGGAATTACCAACAGAAACACATACAAAAATTTGGTCAGGGGCAAAACAGCTAGCACTACCATTTGGGAGATATGCAACACTGCTCGTCTCACTTCATGGTACAGGACTATTTGAGCGTCGCAATTGGCAAACGTCTTTAGAATCTTCTCGCTTAGTTCAAGCCTATTTGGACCAAGAATATGCTTTTCAAGAACAGTTAATCGCCAATTTAGAATGCGATTCGTATTATGCAGCGTATGCGACTCCAGAAAATATTCAACGCAATCGTTCTTTAGTAGCTACCTGGGATACACTATCGCTAGCTTTGTGTATGGGATTGCGGGAAGAAAAGAAGTTTCATCAAGTTCCTACAGCTTTAGGTGAAATTACACTAACTTTAACTCCTGTAGAAGAAAACGTCATAAAAGTTTCTCCTTGGGTGTTTCAACAGGATACAGTAAAGCTTGTTTACGAAGGGCGACTATTACAAAAGAAATTTACAGATGAAGCCGCGATGCGACAAGCATTAAACAATGCATCATGGGTTAATATTACTAATACATTAATTTCAAATTGA
- a CDS encoding pentapeptide repeat-containing protein, giving the protein MANIEHLALLQQGAVRWLEWRKKNIQIKPDLSEVDLSEGNFRGANLVAVNLRRADLSKTKLIAAHLTQANLSAANLNKSELIDANLQYVELVDAQLRDAQMTGADLSYANLIGADLKGADLRRVDLSHANLIATELRGANLREADLNAANLRRANFSYANLMAANLSYADLGHANLHEAELIGAHLYMAKLEQANLSEAHLAGAYLFGTNFIGANLFKADLRWTNLSKANFTGADLSKANFTGANLSKANFTGAVLDEVDFTGANLSKANFQDAIMTNRDRAKEI; this is encoded by the coding sequence ATGGCGAATATTGAGCATCTTGCGTTGCTACAGCAAGGTGCAGTGCGGTGGCTTGAGTGGAGGAAGAAAAACATCCAAATAAAACCAGATCTGAGCGAAGTTGATTTAAGTGAAGGTAACTTTCGAGGTGCCAATTTAGTCGCAGTCAACCTCCGCAGGGCAGATCTTAGCAAGACTAAACTGATTGCCGCTCATTTGACTCAAGCAAACTTAAGTGCGGCTAATCTCAACAAATCTGAACTCATTGACGCCAATCTTCAATACGTTGAACTTGTTGATGCTCAGTTAAGGGATGCTCAGATGACAGGAGCAGATTTAAGCTACGCTAATCTTATTGGAGCCGATCTCAAAGGCGCAGACTTAAGACGAGTTGATTTGAGTCACGCTAATTTAATTGCGACTGAGCTACGCGGCGCTAATTTAAGAGAGGCAGATCTCAATGCAGCCAATTTAAGACGAGCGAATTTCAGTTATGCTAACTTGATGGCAGCGAATTTGAGTTATGCAGACTTGGGTCATGCTAACCTCCACGAAGCTGAGCTAATTGGCGCTCATTTATACATGGCAAAGCTTGAGCAAGCAAATCTTAGTGAAGCGCATCTTGCTGGTGCTTATCTTTTTGGTACTAACTTTATCGGAGCAAATCTTTTCAAGGCTGACTTGCGATGGACAAACCTCAGCAAAGCCAATTTTACTGGCGCTGATTTAAGCAAAGCTAATTTCACTGGGGCAAACTTGAGTAAGGCTAATTTTACTGGTGCTGTGCTTGACGAAGTTGATTTTACAGGAGCGAACTTGAGCAAAGCAAACTTCCAAGACGCGATTATGACAAACCGCGATCGCGCGAAGGAAATTTGA
- a CDS encoding NAD(P)/FAD-dependent oxidoreductase: MAHTPQFRQFIRVLQQAQRENLKAEGKSPPLTKQRVSRTRRRLLKLLALASGSALATNALPYAAWSRDRQNARIAIIGGGLAGLNAAYQLKKAGLTASVYEAKQRLGGRVLSVTGVVGEGLVIDPGAHFINTDHADILELVKEFGLNLFDRTKDAERFPFAETAYYFDGKLRSEADVADKLRPLARQISRDADLLDRDYDKFALQFDRLSVAQYLDKHADRISEQFIRDLVENTIRTEYGVEPDKSSALQLLFNLPTVDGNKVEILGNSDETFVVEGGSGRIIDSLAQALSGQIFTGRRLMQIQSRGRSFHLTFSGGYEVDADYVIIAIPFTVLRDIKIRVDLPRQLRRFINEVNLGANEKIYAGFDEKVWRRETGFVKEVWTDLGFSAAWDGTQRQVDRKNGALTFFFGGNEVVAMQSGSTRSQGRKFLDRFEKIVPGAQGVANERFLRTQWTQDPFIKGSYTSFQPGQLTEFADFFYIESDDPEERQDVNVGNLVFAGEHLSDEFYGYMNGAAQTGRLAAEVVLGMCLKARKAAQL, translated from the coding sequence ATGGCGCATACACCGCAGTTTCGCCAATTCATTCGCGTTCTACAGCAAGCACAAAGGGAGAACCTCAAAGCGGAAGGAAAATCTCCACCATTAACAAAACAGCGAGTTTCACGGACGCGCAGGCGCTTGCTCAAATTATTAGCCCTTGCGTCAGGAAGCGCACTCGCCACTAATGCGTTACCTTATGCAGCTTGGAGCCGCGATCGGCAAAACGCTAGAATTGCCATTATTGGGGGCGGACTTGCTGGATTAAACGCGGCGTACCAACTCAAAAAAGCTGGCTTGACGGCTTCTGTTTATGAAGCTAAACAGCGCTTAGGAGGACGCGTACTATCAGTCACGGGTGTTGTGGGTGAAGGTCTTGTCATCGATCCAGGCGCTCACTTTATCAATACAGACCACGCAGATATCTTAGAGTTAGTCAAAGAATTTGGTTTGAATCTCTTTGATCGTACTAAAGATGCAGAGCGCTTTCCTTTTGCTGAAACAGCTTATTATTTTGATGGTAAGCTGCGTTCTGAAGCTGACGTTGCCGATAAATTGCGTCCACTCGCTCGGCAAATTTCCCGCGATGCCGACTTACTCGATCGAGACTACGACAAGTTCGCGCTACAATTTGACCGCCTATCTGTTGCTCAGTATCTAGACAAACACGCCGATCGGATTTCAGAGCAGTTTATTCGAGACCTAGTTGAAAATACAATTCGCACAGAATACGGTGTCGAACCTGACAAATCTTCAGCACTGCAACTGTTATTTAATCTTCCTACAGTTGATGGTAACAAAGTAGAAATATTGGGTAACTCGGATGAAACCTTTGTCGTTGAGGGTGGTAGCGGTAGAATTATTGACAGTCTGGCGCAGGCGCTATCAGGACAAATTTTCACTGGTAGGCGTTTGATGCAGATTCAGTCACGGGGGAGAAGCTTTCACTTGACTTTTTCCGGTGGTTATGAAGTTGATGCCGATTATGTCATTATCGCGATTCCTTTTACTGTCCTACGCGATATTAAAATTCGAGTAGATTTACCAAGACAGTTGCGGCGTTTTATTAACGAAGTCAATCTCGGTGCAAATGAAAAGATATACGCTGGATTTGACGAGAAAGTGTGGCGACGCGAAACAGGATTTGTGAAGGAAGTTTGGACAGATCTCGGATTTTCTGCTGCGTGGGATGGAACGCAACGACAAGTCGATAGAAAAAATGGCGCATTGACTTTCTTCTTTGGCGGTAACGAAGTTGTAGCAATGCAATCTGGTAGTACGCGATCGCAAGGTAGGAAGTTTCTCGATCGATTTGAGAAGATCGTCCCTGGTGCTCAAGGAGTTGCCAACGAAAGGTTTTTGCGGACTCAATGGACTCAAGATCCTTTTATTAAAGGCTCTTATACTAGTTTTCAGCCAGGACAACTGACGGAGTTTGCCGATTTTTTCTATATTGAATCAGACGATCCTGAAGAACGCCAAGATGTCAACGTTGGAAATTTGGTTTTTGCTGGCGAACATTTAAGCGACGAGTTCTATGGGTACATGAATGGTGCGGCTCAGACAGGTCGTCTCGCGGCTGAAGTTGTCTTGGGTATGTGTCTCAAAGCAAGAAAGGCAGCGCAATTATAA
- a CDS encoding dTDP-4-dehydrorhamnose 3,5-epimerase family protein has protein sequence MKFIKMKLNNAFIIDLEQQRDHRGFSAQTFCAREFAAHGLKPVVAQCNLTFNYKKGTLRGMHYQVAPARVAKLVRCTQGAIYDVVIDMRPDSPTFLKHIDVELTAENRWALYVPAMCAHGYQTLVDNTEVVSQVSGFYSPHYERGLRYDDPTFSITWPLPVSEISQKDLAWCLFQSFLLEVDPRSL, from the coding sequence ATGAAATTTATAAAAATGAAACTCAACAATGCATTTATTATTGACTTAGAACAACAACGAGACCATCGAGGATTCTCTGCTCAAACCTTCTGTGCGCGCGAATTTGCAGCACATGGTCTGAAGCCAGTTGTTGCACAATGCAATTTGACGTTCAACTATAAGAAGGGAACGCTACGGGGAATGCACTATCAAGTTGCTCCAGCCCGTGTAGCAAAGTTAGTTCGTTGTACTCAAGGCGCAATTTATGACGTTGTTATTGATATGCGACCTGACTCGCCAACTTTTCTCAAACACATTGATGTAGAATTAACTGCAGAAAATCGTTGGGCTTTGTACGTACCAGCGATGTGCGCGCACGGCTATCAAACCCTTGTCGATAATACTGAGGTAGTGTCTCAAGTGAGCGGGTTTTATTCTCCACACTATGAGCGCGGTCTGCGCTATGACGATCCAACCTTTAGTATTACATGGCCGCTGCCTGTCAGTGAAATTTCGCAAAAAGATTTGGCTTGGTGTTTATTTCAATCTTTTTTGCTAGAAGTTGACCCGCGATCGCTATAG
- a CDS encoding class I SAM-dependent methyltransferase encodes MSNQDTIWERFLAPVVRFFINEQELQQLYESIDWQQEAKRFQRVDVETPFYYSSQNFHGIKGGYLNPGAAVSYDPITQYVLLPNETLVRQELIKTIHSQPRRILDLGCGTGSTTLMLKQAFPAAEVIGLDLSPYMLVMAERKAQAANLDIKWRHGNAEHTGFPDASFDVVTASLLFHETPPTVTQAILQESFRLLSVGGEVLILDGNQKTLRQLDWLNNVFEEPYIRDFAAESIDTSTIAAGFAAVQTKDLWLIHQVTRGVKPLIQKSGVGDRTEEDIPLEGWIPSPA; translated from the coding sequence ATGTCAAATCAAGATACGATTTGGGAACGTTTTCTTGCACCTGTTGTGCGGTTCTTTATCAATGAACAAGAACTACAGCAGCTTTATGAAAGTATTGATTGGCAGCAAGAAGCAAAAAGATTCCAGCGGGTAGATGTAGAAACACCTTTCTACTACAGCAGTCAAAACTTTCACGGTATTAAAGGCGGCTATCTCAATCCTGGCGCAGCAGTATCGTACGATCCGATTACCCAGTACGTGTTATTACCGAATGAAACACTCGTACGGCAAGAATTAATTAAGACAATTCACAGTCAACCCCGCCGCATTCTCGATTTAGGCTGCGGTACAGGATCGACAACGTTAATGCTCAAACAGGCGTTTCCAGCGGCTGAGGTGATCGGTTTAGATTTGTCGCCGTATATGTTAGTAATGGCGGAACGTAAGGCACAAGCTGCTAATTTGGATATCAAATGGCGTCATGGAAATGCAGAACATACAGGTTTTCCGGACGCTAGTTTTGATGTAGTAACAGCTTCGTTATTATTTCACGAAACACCACCCACAGTTACACAAGCAATATTGCAAGAAAGTTTCCGCTTACTGAGTGTTGGTGGAGAAGTGTTAATCTTGGACGGAAATCAAAAAACGCTACGTCAACTCGATTGGCTGAATAATGTGTTTGAAGAACCTTATATCCGCGACTTTGCAGCAGAAAGTATCGATACAAGTACGATTGCAGCAGGGTTTGCAGCGGTACAGACAAAAGATTTGTGGTTGATTCATCAAGTCACGCGCGGGGTAAAACCATTAATCCAAAAGTCAGGAGTTGGCGATCGCACTGAAGAAGACATTCCACTTGAAGGTTGGATACCTTCTCCGGCTTAA